The proteins below are encoded in one region of Flavobacterium sp. IMCC34852:
- a CDS encoding Hsp20/alpha crystallin family protein: protein MDLVKRKNNLAFPSLLDEIFRTDWNGGSQDFNSALPAVNIKENDVNFTLEVCAPGFKKEDFKVEISQKTLNISCEKQFENEVNNEHYSRKEFSSTSFKRTFNLPETVNYDAIKASYESGVLTLSLPKREEALPKPKRLIEIN, encoded by the coding sequence ATGGATCTAGTGAAAAGAAAAAACAATTTAGCTTTTCCATCTCTTTTAGATGAAATTTTTAGAACTGATTGGAATGGAGGCAGCCAAGATTTTAACAGTGCATTGCCTGCCGTAAACATCAAAGAAAATGATGTAAACTTTACATTAGAAGTTTGTGCTCCCGGGTTTAAAAAGGAGGATTTTAAAGTGGAAATTAGTCAAAAGACTTTGAACATTTCTTGTGAAAAACAATTTGAAAACGAGGTCAATAATGAGCACTACTCTCGAAAAGAGTTTTCGTCAACCTCATTCAAAAGAACATTTAATCTTCCTGAGACGGTTAATTATGATGCAATCAAGGCCAGCTATGAAAGCGGTGTGTTAACCCTATCGTTGCCTAAACGTGAGGAAGCATTACCGAAACCAAAAAGATTGATAGAAATTAATTAA